A part of Paenarthrobacter sp. A20 genomic DNA contains:
- a CDS encoding carbohydrate ABC transporter permease, with protein sequence MEAASKKRRSPTRVNPALYLFPLPAVAIIAVFLVMPTLQAFQYAITDWNGFSAAFNYVGVDNFVRAFTKDSLFTNALTNNLKFVLLVVIAQTLFSLLLALLLTKNSRGNVVLRALFFFPTILSSVSVAFIWKFIYDPNFGLANSALGAIGLEGLQGSYLGNNSQALYWVAVTQVWFHAGQMMVVYIAGLQAIPRELYEAAEMDGANKWQQFKSITWPFVAPATSIVVAYTTVQSFKAFDLILGIAGNPPKGSLDILSTRIYSTFANSEFGYAAAQSIIFMGMIALVTWLQRRLLRLTPKGE encoded by the coding sequence ATGGAAGCCGCATCGAAGAAGCGCCGGTCCCCAACCCGCGTGAATCCTGCCCTCTACCTCTTCCCGCTGCCAGCGGTGGCCATCATCGCCGTGTTCCTGGTGATGCCCACGCTGCAGGCGTTCCAGTACGCCATCACGGACTGGAATGGATTCTCGGCAGCCTTCAATTACGTGGGTGTGGACAATTTCGTCCGGGCCTTCACCAAGGATTCACTGTTCACCAACGCCCTGACCAACAACCTGAAGTTCGTTTTGCTGGTGGTCATTGCACAAACGCTGTTCTCCTTACTGCTCGCGCTGCTGCTGACAAAGAATTCCCGGGGGAACGTGGTGCTTCGCGCTTTGTTCTTCTTCCCCACCATCCTGTCCTCAGTATCGGTGGCCTTCATCTGGAAGTTCATCTACGATCCCAACTTCGGTCTCGCCAACTCGGCACTGGGCGCCATCGGCTTGGAGGGGCTTCAAGGTTCCTACCTGGGCAACAATTCCCAGGCACTGTACTGGGTAGCCGTCACGCAAGTCTGGTTCCATGCGGGCCAGATGATGGTGGTCTACATCGCAGGTCTTCAGGCCATTCCCCGCGAACTGTACGAAGCGGCCGAGATGGACGGAGCCAACAAATGGCAGCAGTTCAAGTCCATCACCTGGCCGTTCGTAGCCCCGGCCACGTCCATCGTCGTCGCTTACACCACGGTGCAATCGTTCAAGGCCTTCGACCTGATCCTGGGTATCGCGGGCAACCCACCCAAAGGGTCCCTGGACATTCTCTCCACCCGCATTTACAGCACTTTTGCCAACTCGGAGTTCGGATATGCCGCCGCTCAGTCAATCATCTTCATGGGGATGATCGCCTTGGTTACCTGGCTGCAGCGCCGGTTGCTCCGTCTGACCCCGAAGGGGGAATGA